The genomic segment GGGATCTTGCGCTTCTAGGATCTAATTGATTTAATGGTCCACTTGTTTCCATAAACTATAGTCTCCTATAACAATTCTTATTTAAGTATATTACGGAAGAACTATATTTATTATTATATTTAATCAGTTAACCTTATATCTTAGCGTATTCCTGAGTTTTGTTAAAAACTTCATCATCTACTTCTGCTACCATATATGTTCCATTATCTTTATATTCTTCTTCAAGTATTCTAGCATTTCTATGTAAGAAAGATTGAATATCGCCTTTCTCATAAGGTATTAAATACTCTACTTTTCTATAATTATATGGCAATTTTTCCTCAATTAAACTTAGCAATTTATCTAAATTTATTTTTTCTTTAGCCGAAATTTCTATTACATCAAAATTTCCTACTGCAAATTCTTTAATTCGCGCTTTTTGTTCTTCAGTAGCTTTATCTATTTTATTTAAAACTAATATTGTTTCTTTATCTATAGCCCCAAGCTCACTTAAAACTTCATTTACAGCATTATATTGATCTATTGCACTATCTGAAGATACATCTATTACATGGCATAGAAGATCTGAAAATATAACTTCTTCTAAAGTTGATTTAAATGCTTCCACCAAATCATGTGGTAATTTCCTTACAAAACCAACTGTGTCTGTAAGAGTTATTACTCCTTTTTTACTTAGAGTTACAGCTCTTGTTGTAGTATCTAATGTTGCAAAAAGCATATTTGCTTCAAATACTTTTTCCTTAGTTTTATTTTCATTTTTTGCTGCCAAATCACAAAGTGTATTTCTTAAAGTTGATTTTCCTGCATTAGTATATCCAACTAAAGATACTTTAGGAATATTTTCTTTTCTTCTCTTTTCTCTTTGTACTTCTCTAGTTCTTTTTATTTTCTTAAGCTCATCTTTTAAATCATATATTGTTTCCATTATATGTCTTCTATCTGTTTCAAGCTTCTTTTCTCCAGGTCCTCTAGTTCCTATACCACCACCTGTTCTAGATAATATAGTTCCGAGTCCCTGTAATCTACCTAATCTATATTTCAACTGAGCTAGCTCTACTTGAATTTTTGATTCTTTAGTTTTAGCCCTTGTTGCAAATATTTCTAATATTAATGTTGTTCTATCTATTACTTTGGCTCCTAATGCAGCTTCTAAATTTCTAACTTGAGATCCTGAAAGCTCATCATCAAATATTATTACATTAGCTCTTTCTACCTGCCTCATAGAAGCAATTTCCAACACTTTACCTCGTCCAATAAAGTATGCTGCATCAATTTTACTTCTGCTTTGGAATACAGTTTTTAAAACAGGTATGTTGCAGGCTTCTGTAAGCTCTGCTAATTCCTCTAGACTTTCTTTTGTATCAGAACCAACTAATATTGCTTTTTCTTCTGTTTCCTCTATGACATCATTGTTCTTAATTAAATTTTCTATAAATCTTATCCTATCTAAAATATTTATAGACATAATTTCATTTAAAGAAAGATTACTTTTTTCTTCTGTTTCTAATTTATTGTTATATAAACTAAGCATTCCCAAAGAAAAATCTATTATATTACCATCTGTTATAGCCACTGATATAATTGCATCTAGCTTTAATTTTAATAGAGCTGTTAAATCTAGCGCTGAAAGATTACAATAACCATTTGGATGAGTATGTATAACTCTAACACCTGATAATCTCTTTTCATCTATATCTATTATTGGAACCTCAACAGATGTAGAATCTCCAATTGCAACAGATGTGACATTACCTTTTCTATTTATAGCTACACTGATTTCTCTTTCAATAAAACTAGAAACTCTAGAAATAATATTTAAAATTTCTTCATTACATATTTCATCCTTTAAATTTCTTATAGAATAAATATTCTCTAACTCTTCTATTAAAGATTTTCTAATTCCTTCAATATTTCCATATATCATATAAACACCTCACATTAGCCAAGGGATATTTAAGAAAATAACAAACCAGTATGTTTATCTATCTCGTGTCATACTGGATCGTTAGGTTTACCTTGATAGTTCTTTATAAGTTAAACCTTCCTACTTTCCTGACGCAAAATATACATATTAGAAAAGAGCCTGTATGTTGCACATAAGAACTTTTCATTACATCTTTAACTCGCTATTTTCCTCATATCCCTATCTTGACAACTTTCATATAATTTTATACTATTAATTCATTAATTATAACTTTAATAATCTACACTTGACAATATACATTTTATAAATTTAGAGTAAATTATCACATAACTTGAAAAATATGCACAATTTATAAATACCTATGAATGTTTTATCTGTAATCATATATATATTGCAGAAATAATTCTTCATCATAATTCTAAGAATATTGCAAGAATTTTAGCCGTAATTGTGAATTGTGAAATGTGCATTGTGAATTGCAACATATATATTATGTATTCTAAAAAATTAAATTCATCAAAAATAAATTTAAACTATCAGTTATTGTAAACCAAATAGAATGAATTATATTATTTTAGAACTTATATGCTAATAATAAGCTGTGTATTTTTAAGGAAATGTGTACATTTGAAAAATAAATATAAAAGGAGTTTTTTAAACATGGAAGATAAGAAACGTAACATTCTTTTTTCTGAAGAACAAATTAATACAAGAATAAAGGAATTAGGAAAAACT from the Clostridium beijerinckii genome contains:
- the hflX gene encoding GTPase HflX yields the protein MIYGNIEGIRKSLIEELENIYSIRNLKDEICNEEILNIISRVSSFIEREISVAINRKGNVTSVAIGDSTSVEVPIIDIDEKRLSGVRVIHTHPNGYCNLSALDLTALLKLKLDAIISVAITDGNIIDFSLGMLSLYNNKLETEEKSNLSLNEIMSINILDRIRFIENLIKNNDVIEETEEKAILVGSDTKESLEELAELTEACNIPVLKTVFQSRSKIDAAYFIGRGKVLEIASMRQVERANVIIFDDELSGSQVRNLEAALGAKVIDRTTLILEIFATRAKTKESKIQVELAQLKYRLGRLQGLGTILSRTGGGIGTRGPGEKKLETDRRHIMETIYDLKDELKKIKRTREVQREKRRKENIPKVSLVGYTNAGKSTLRNTLCDLAAKNENKTKEKVFEANMLFATLDTTTRAVTLSKKGVITLTDTVGFVRKLPHDLVEAFKSTLEEVIFSDLLCHVIDVSSDSAIDQYNAVNEVLSELGAIDKETILVLNKIDKATEEQKARIKEFAVGNFDVIEISAKEKINLDKLLSLIEEKLPYNYRKVEYLIPYEKGDIQSFLHRNARILEEEYKDNGTYMVAEVDDEVFNKTQEYAKI